A window of Streptomyces gilvosporeus contains these coding sequences:
- a CDS encoding protein phosphatase 2C domain-containing protein, whose product MGVTGPSRCRSCAEPLDAGDNFCGRCGADLVVPAAPGYGAVPPPPSYAPTVGAPAAAPADPPPPDPTTRIPDANLAAEGGRAADGPAAGDPAQRPVDPRVAGYEVVADAAAGAARTVPATAEDAPEEVPATITDEPSADRAADAAEEDREAERATDTLHLCAVCHAGALTPDGFCDHCGRAQPRERDHMEHALAGIAAVSDRGHRHHRNEDFFALRAAALPDGSPAVVAVVCDGVSSATRPDEASRAASEAAGEALLVSLPRGTHPQQAMHEAILSASGAVDALAADPSLAHDEHRQQNAPACTFVGATVGGGLLTIGWVGDSRAYWIPNDRTAPPARLTEDDSWAAQMVANNLMSEAEANADERAHAITGWLGADAYEVEPHTVTFKPDGPGVVVVCTDGLWNYAESAAQMAAVLPVDSPVRPLEAARTLITHALDGGGHDNVTVAVVPFPAPSGS is encoded by the coding sequence ATGGGTGTGACTGGGCCGTCCCGCTGCCGGAGCTGCGCGGAGCCGCTCGACGCGGGGGACAATTTCTGCGGACGGTGCGGTGCGGATCTCGTGGTGCCCGCCGCGCCGGGCTACGGGGCGGTGCCGCCGCCCCCGTCGTACGCACCCACGGTCGGGGCACCCGCCGCGGCGCCGGCCGATCCGCCGCCGCCCGACCCCACGACGCGAATTCCGGACGCGAACCTGGCGGCGGAGGGCGGGCGGGCCGCGGACGGCCCGGCCGCGGGCGACCCCGCGCAGCGGCCCGTCGACCCCCGGGTCGCCGGATACGAAGTGGTGGCCGACGCCGCGGCGGGCGCCGCGCGGACCGTCCCCGCGACCGCCGAGGACGCCCCGGAGGAGGTGCCCGCCACCATCACCGACGAGCCTTCCGCCGACCGTGCCGCCGACGCCGCGGAGGAGGACCGGGAGGCCGAACGGGCCACCGACACCCTGCACCTGTGCGCCGTCTGCCACGCCGGCGCGCTGACCCCCGACGGCTTCTGCGACCACTGCGGCCGCGCCCAGCCCCGCGAACGCGACCACATGGAGCATGCGTTGGCGGGTATCGCGGCCGTCAGCGACCGCGGCCACCGCCACCACCGCAACGAGGACTTCTTCGCCCTGCGCGCCGCCGCACTGCCCGACGGCTCGCCCGCCGTCGTGGCGGTGGTCTGCGACGGCGTCTCGTCGGCCACCCGCCCGGACGAGGCATCCCGGGCGGCGTCCGAGGCCGCCGGCGAGGCGCTGCTGGTGTCGCTGCCGCGCGGTACGCACCCCCAGCAGGCGATGCACGAGGCCATCCTGTCCGCGTCGGGGGCGGTCGACGCGCTGGCCGCCGACCCGTCCCTGGCCCATGACGAACACCGTCAGCAAAACGCCCCGGCCTGCACGTTCGTGGGCGCGACGGTCGGCGGCGGCCTGCTGACCATCGGCTGGGTCGGCGACAGCCGCGCGTACTGGATCCCCAACGACCGTACGGCGCCCCCGGCCCGGCTCACCGAGGACGATTCCTGGGCCGCGCAGATGGTCGCCAACAACCTGATGTCGGAGGCGGAGGCGAACGCCGACGAACGGGCACACGCCATCACCGGCTGGCTCGGCGCGGACGCCTACGAGGTCGAACCGCACACCGTGACCTTCAAGCCGGACGGTCCGGGCGTGGTCGTCGTCTGCACGGACGGCCTGTGGAACTACGCCGAATCCGCCGCCCAGATGGCCGCCGTACTGCCCGTCGACTCGCCCGTCCGCCCGCTGGAGGCCGCCCGGACGCTGATCACCCACGCCCTCGACGGCGGCGGTCACGACAATGTGACGGTGGCGGTGGTGCCGTTCCCGGCGCCCTCGGGAAGTTAG
- a CDS encoding FHA domain-containing protein, whose product MPTCPNGHQSVAEDWCEVCGHRMAGAVPPPPSLPAGFLNTPPPGQPTGQPGPPPPQQQGPPPPADPQGPPPGQPGPPPGMPGPGGPGAQGGYGFPPPAPGPGPAPGPGGQGGYGFPPPAPQQPQAPAPFEQQQPPAPSETCPQCGTPRTANAPFCDTCRYSFLTNSTTSSTPPGGFAPPPPGQPGPGAQGGYGFPPPAPGPAPGPGGQGGYGFPPPAPQQPQAPAPFEQQPQQGPPPGMPGPGGFPGQPGPPPGMPGPGMPGPGPVGQPGPPPQQGDDWTLNPPNAQQAAAPPMAPPAPGPGPQAPFEQQQPPAPFPPQQPGPYEPQQQPGPYDPQQPPQQGPPPEQQWNGGPGPGPAAPPQGPQPVVGDGWVVAVAPDREYFMAMMGRSGPEAAGLNLPAYSPEQVLSLANGQIAIGRRRNSTGEAPDIDLGSPPEDPGVSHQHALVVQQQDGSWAVVDQNSTNGTTINLAEDPIQPYVPVPLHDGDRVHVGAWTTLTIRRG is encoded by the coding sequence ATGCCTACCTGCCCGAACGGACACCAGTCGGTGGCCGAAGACTGGTGTGAGGTGTGCGGCCACCGGATGGCAGGCGCTGTCCCCCCGCCGCCCTCCCTGCCTGCGGGGTTCCTGAACACCCCGCCGCCGGGCCAGCCCACCGGCCAGCCCGGCCCGCCGCCGCCTCAGCAGCAGGGCCCGCCGCCGCCCGCCGACCCGCAGGGTCCGCCGCCGGGCCAGCCCGGCCCGCCGCCCGGGATGCCCGGTCCCGGAGGCCCCGGCGCACAGGGCGGTTACGGCTTCCCGCCCCCGGCACCCGGCCCCGGCCCCGCCCCGGGCCCGGGCGGTCAGGGCGGCTACGGCTTCCCGCCGCCCGCGCCGCAGCAGCCGCAGGCCCCGGCCCCGTTCGAGCAGCAGCAGCCGCCCGCGCCGTCCGAGACGTGCCCGCAGTGCGGTACGCCCCGTACGGCGAACGCACCGTTCTGCGACACCTGCCGCTACAGCTTTCTGACCAACTCCACGACGTCCTCGACGCCCCCCGGGGGCTTCGCCCCGCCGCCGCCCGGCCAGCCCGGCCCCGGCGCACAGGGCGGTTACGGCTTCCCGCCCCCGGCACCCGGCCCCGCCCCGGGCCCGGGCGGTCAGGGCGGCTACGGCTTCCCGCCGCCCGCGCCGCAGCAGCCGCAGGCCCCGGCCCCGTTCGAGCAGCAGCCGCAGCAGGGTCCGCCGCCCGGCATGCCCGGCCCCGGCGGTTTCCCCGGCCAGCCCGGCCCACCGCCCGGAATGCCCGGTCCCGGAATGCCCGGCCCCGGCCCGGTCGGCCAGCCCGGCCCGCCGCCGCAGCAGGGCGACGACTGGACGCTGAACCCGCCGAACGCGCAGCAGGCCGCGGCCCCGCCGATGGCCCCGCCCGCGCCCGGCCCCGGCCCGCAGGCCCCGTTCGAGCAGCAGCAGCCGCCCGCGCCGTTCCCGCCGCAGCAGCCGGGACCGTACGAGCCCCAGCAGCAGCCCGGCCCGTACGACCCGCAGCAGCCGCCGCAGCAGGGCCCGCCGCCCGAGCAGCAGTGGAACGGCGGCCCCGGCCCGGGTCCCGCGGCGCCTCCGCAGGGTCCGCAGCCGGTCGTCGGCGACGGCTGGGTGGTGGCCGTCGCGCCGGACCGCGAGTACTTCATGGCGATGATGGGCCGCAGCGGCCCGGAGGCGGCCGGGCTCAACCTGCCCGCGTACTCCCCCGAGCAGGTGCTGTCGCTCGCCAACGGCCAGATCGCGATCGGCCGCCGCCGCAACAGCACCGGCGAGGCCCCTGACATCGATCTGGGCAGCCCGCCGGAGGACCCGGGTGTCTCGCACCAGCACGCGCTGGTGGTGCAGCAGCAGGACGGCAGCTGGGCGGTGGTGGACCAGAACTCCACCAACGGCACCACGATCAACCTCGCCGAGGACCCGATCCAGCCGTACGTGCCGGTGCCGCTGCACGACGGCGACCGGGTGCATGTGGGCGCCTGGACGACGTTGACCATAAGGCGTGGCTAA
- a CDS encoding globin: MNKIPHGTLQEQTFYEQVGGEQTFRRLVHRFYQGVAEDPLLRPMYPEEDLGPAEERLALFLMQYWGGPRTYSDGRGHPRLRMRHAPFTVDRAAHDAWLTHMRDAVDSLDLAEEHETQLWNYLTYAAASMINTPD, translated from the coding sequence GTGAACAAGATTCCACACGGCACGCTTCAGGAGCAGACCTTCTACGAACAGGTCGGCGGCGAGCAGACCTTCCGTCGTCTGGTGCACCGCTTCTACCAGGGCGTCGCAGAGGACCCGCTGCTGCGGCCGATGTACCCGGAGGAGGACCTGGGCCCGGCCGAGGAGCGCCTCGCGCTGTTCCTGATGCAGTACTGGGGCGGCCCGCGCACCTACAGCGACGGCCGCGGCCACCCGCGGCTGCGGATGCGGCACGCCCCGTTCACCGTCGACCGGGCCGCGCACGACGCCTGGCTGACGCATATGCGCGACGCCGTCGACTCCCTCGACCTCGCCGAGGAACACGAGACCCAGCTGTGGAACTACCTCACCTACGCCGCGGCCTCGATGATCAACACCCCGGACTGA
- a CDS encoding acyl-CoA thioesterase, with product MRHLYSCPLRWSDMDAFGHVNNAVFVRYLEEARIDFMRHLAPGDGSPSFTGGSVVARHEIDYLRQLVHRHSPVSIELWVTKISAASMTIAYEVKDEDTTYLRASTVVVPFDFERERPRRITAEEKAILKEFLDDASHQEGAVAV from the coding sequence GTGCGACATCTCTACTCCTGCCCCCTGCGCTGGTCGGACATGGACGCCTTCGGCCATGTCAACAACGCGGTGTTCGTCCGCTACCTCGAAGAGGCGCGGATCGACTTCATGCGCCATCTGGCGCCGGGGGACGGCAGCCCGTCGTTCACGGGCGGATCGGTGGTCGCCCGGCACGAGATCGACTATCTGCGGCAGCTGGTGCACCGGCACTCCCCGGTGTCCATCGAGCTGTGGGTGACGAAGATCAGTGCCGCGTCGATGACGATCGCCTACGAGGTCAAGGACGAGGACACGACGTATCTGCGTGCCTCGACCGTGGTCGTTCCGTTCGACTTCGAGCGGGAGCGCCCCCGCCGCATCACCGCGGAGGAGAAGGCGATCCTCAAGGAGTTCCTGGACGACGCCTCGCACCAGGAGGGAGCCGTCGCCGTATGA